Proteins encoded together in one Miscanthus floridulus cultivar M001 chromosome 16, ASM1932011v1, whole genome shotgun sequence window:
- the LOC136512536 gene encoding proline-rich receptor-like protein kinase PERK2, producing MASSKKSIVRATASPIVVVVALTLLTTLLMTMADAQPYSAMPPSVVGDLLPRRRVPPSGPSHPPPMVAMPPSWKIPPVGHRKPPSTMAMTPNVVGDLLPWGPSPSPGRPPSPGRPLPPIGPRKPPSTVAMTPNVVGDLLPRGPSPSPGRPLPPIGPRKPPSTVAMTPNVVGDLLPRGPSPSPGRPLPPCCGKPTKPPSMEEMIDNGKHALDVNEKLVANGGMNTQG from the exons ATGGCTAGCAGCAAGAAAAGTATCGTCAGGGCCACCGCATCACCAATTGTGGTCGTGGTGGCACTGACACTACTGACCACACTTTTGATGACGATGGCTGATGCACAGCCATACTCGGCAATGCCACCTAGCGTGGTTGGGGATTTGCTGCCACGGAGGAGGGTACCTCCCTCCGGGCCTAGCCATCCGCCGCCCATGGTGGCGATGCCACCATCGTGGAAAATACCACCCGTCGGACATAGGAAGCCTCCTTCCACGATGGCGATGACACCAAATGTGGTTGGGGATTTGCTGCCATGGGGGCCTAGCCCTTCGCCTGGCCGTCC CCCTTCGCCTGGCCGTCCGCTACCACCCATCGGACCTAGGAAGCCTCCTTCCACGGTGGCGATGACACCAAATGTGGTTGGGGATTTGCTGCCACGGGGGCCTAGCCCTTCGCCTGGCCGTCCGCTACCACCCATCGGACCTAGGAAGCCTCCTTCCACGGTGGCGATGACACCAAATGTGGTTGGGGATTTGTTGCCACGGGGGCCTAGCCCTTCGCCTGGCCGTCCACTGCCACCATGCTGTGGCAAACCTACCAAGCCACCATCCATGGAGGAAATGATCGACAATGGTAAGCATGCGCTCGATGTGAATGAGAAACTTGTTGCTAATGGAGGGATGAATACTCAAGGATGA